A part of Ictalurus furcatus strain D&B chromosome 8, Billie_1.0, whole genome shotgun sequence genomic DNA contains:
- the cstf2 gene encoding cleavage stimulation factor subunit 2 isoform X2 has protein sequence MANVATAMAAVAGRDPAVDRSLRSVFVGNIPYEATEEQLKDIFSEVGLVVSFRLVYDRETGKPKGYGFCEYQDQETALSAMRNLNGREFSGRALRVDNAASEKNKEELKSLGTGAPIIESPYGDSCPAEEAPESISRAVASLPPEQMFELMKQMKLCVQNSPQEARNMLLQNPQLAYALLQAQVVMRIVDPEIALKMLHRQASVPPVNPNSQSGPLPVSNQPHAQPSAPVSQPQAMPGMHVNGAPQMMPPSQMGGGVPGPMAGQGPMPGQGPMPGPGPLGPGGGMQPQMGIPQGGPVPMDRGAVPMVDPRAPMRGAPPGPQGIPPRGLLGDGPNDPRGGSLVNVGGEVVEPRGYIGGPPPHQGPPMHMAPPDMRGPHDMRGAPMLGEPRGPMMDQRGPPMDSRAPIPPGRDPRAVETRGPVAGQRVPVAGGMQGAPSHAIPSNAPPSARPGPAPEVSSQDHEKAALIMQVLQLTPEQIAMLPPEQRQSILILKEQIQKTAGAP, from the exons ATGGCGAACGTAGCAACAGCCATGGCCGCGGTTGCGGGAAGAGACCCTGCTGTAGACCGCTCTTTAAGATCTGTCTTtg TGGGGAATATCCCGTATGAAGCAACAGAAGAGCAGCTGAAAGACATCTTCTCAGAAGTTGGACTTGTTGTCAGTTTCAG GTTGGTATATGACAGAGAAACAGGAAAACCAAAAGGTTATGGCTTCTGTGAGTACCAGGACCAGGAAACCGCACTCAGTGCCATGCGCAACCTCAATGGTCGAGAGTTCAGTGGCCGAGCTCTGCGTGTGGACAATGCCGCCAGcgagaaaaacaaagaagagcTCAAGA GTTTGGGCACTGGAGCTCCCATCATTGAGTCACCGTATGGAGACAGctgcccagctgaggaggcCCCTGAGTCCATTAGCAGAGCTGTGGCTAGCCTGCCACCAGAGCAGATGTTTGAGCTTATGAAACAGATGAAA CTGTGTGTGCAGAACAGTCCTCAGGAGGCTAGGAACATGCTCCTGCAGAATCCACAGCTAGCCTATGCACTGCTGCAGGCTCAGGTCGTCATGAGGATCGTAGACCCTGAGATTGCCTTG aaAATGCTTCATCGGCAAGCTTCTGTGCCACCCGTAAACCCAAACAGCCAGTCGGGGCCTTTGCCAGTGTCTAACCAGCCTCATGCTCAGCCCAGTGCGCCAGTGTCTCAGCCTCAGGCCATG CCAGGAATGCATGTGAATGGTGCTCCCCAGATGATGCCACCTTCTCAGATGGGCGGTGGAGTGCCAGGGCCAATGGCAGGACAGGGGCCAATGCCGGGACAAGGCCCTATGCCAGGACCGGGGCCTCTGGGACCAGGAG GTGGAATGCAGCCTCAGATGGGGATCCCCCAAGGAGGCCCTGTTCCTATGGACAGGGGTGCAG TGCCCATGGTAGACCCACGGGCTCCTATGCGAGGAGCCCCTCCAGGACCTCAGGGGATTCCACCAAGAGGCCTGCTGGGTGATGGTCCTAATGATCCACGAGGTGGATCACTAGTAAACGTGGGAGGAGAAGTAGTGGAGCC CCGTGGTTATATAGGAGGCCCTCCACCGCACCAGGGGCCACCCATGCATATGGCCCCTCCAGACATGCGTGGACCTCATGACATGAGAGGAGCGCCCATGTTGGGAGAGCCCAGAGGCCCTATGATGGATCAGCGTGGTCCACCCATGGACTCTAGAG ccccaATTCCTCCAGGCCGTGATCCTCGAGCTGTAGAAACTCGGGGTCCTGTGGCAGGCCAGAGGGTTCCTGTAGCAGGTGGAATGCAGGGTGCTCCTTCTCACGCAATTCCATCAAATGCTCCCCCATCTGCCCGACCT GGTCCTGCACCTGAGGTGTCCTCTCAAGATCATGAAAAG GCTGCTCTAATTATGCAGGTACTCCAGCTGACTCCAGAACAGATCGCCATGCTTCCCCCTGAGCAGAGGCAGAGTATCCTCATACTGAAAGAGCAGATTCAGAAAACTGCTGGTGCCCCTTGA
- the cstf2 gene encoding cleavage stimulation factor subunit 2 isoform X1 gives MANVATAMAAVAGRDPAVDRSLRSVFVGNIPYEATEEQLKDIFSEVGLVVSFRLVYDRETGKPKGYGFCEYQDQETALSAMRNLNGREFSGRALRVDNAASEKNKEELKSLGTGAPIIESPYGDSCPAEEAPESISRAVASLPPEQMFELMKQMKLCVQNSPQEARNMLLQNPQLAYALLQAQVVMRIVDPEIALKMLHRQASVPPVNPNSQSGPLPVSNQPHAQPSAPVSQPQAMPGMHVNGAPQMMPPSQMGGGVPGPMAGQGPMPGQGPMPGPGPLGPGGGMQPQMGIPQGGPVPMDRGAGNLQDSPVGSSGPAAIERPQVPMVDPRAPMRGAPPGPQGIPPRGLLGDGPNDPRGGSLVNVGGEVVEPRGYIGGPPPHQGPPMHMAPPDMRGPHDMRGAPMLGEPRGPMMDQRGPPMDSRAPIPPGRDPRAVETRGPVAGQRVPVAGGMQGAPSHAIPSNAPPSARPGPAPEVSSQDHEKAALIMQVLQLTPEQIAMLPPEQRQSILILKEQIQKTAGAP, from the exons ATGGCGAACGTAGCAACAGCCATGGCCGCGGTTGCGGGAAGAGACCCTGCTGTAGACCGCTCTTTAAGATCTGTCTTtg TGGGGAATATCCCGTATGAAGCAACAGAAGAGCAGCTGAAAGACATCTTCTCAGAAGTTGGACTTGTTGTCAGTTTCAG GTTGGTATATGACAGAGAAACAGGAAAACCAAAAGGTTATGGCTTCTGTGAGTACCAGGACCAGGAAACCGCACTCAGTGCCATGCGCAACCTCAATGGTCGAGAGTTCAGTGGCCGAGCTCTGCGTGTGGACAATGCCGCCAGcgagaaaaacaaagaagagcTCAAGA GTTTGGGCACTGGAGCTCCCATCATTGAGTCACCGTATGGAGACAGctgcccagctgaggaggcCCCTGAGTCCATTAGCAGAGCTGTGGCTAGCCTGCCACCAGAGCAGATGTTTGAGCTTATGAAACAGATGAAA CTGTGTGTGCAGAACAGTCCTCAGGAGGCTAGGAACATGCTCCTGCAGAATCCACAGCTAGCCTATGCACTGCTGCAGGCTCAGGTCGTCATGAGGATCGTAGACCCTGAGATTGCCTTG aaAATGCTTCATCGGCAAGCTTCTGTGCCACCCGTAAACCCAAACAGCCAGTCGGGGCCTTTGCCAGTGTCTAACCAGCCTCATGCTCAGCCCAGTGCGCCAGTGTCTCAGCCTCAGGCCATG CCAGGAATGCATGTGAATGGTGCTCCCCAGATGATGCCACCTTCTCAGATGGGCGGTGGAGTGCCAGGGCCAATGGCAGGACAGGGGCCAATGCCGGGACAAGGCCCTATGCCAGGACCGGGGCCTCTGGGACCAGGAG GTGGAATGCAGCCTCAGATGGGGATCCCCCAAGGAGGCCCTGTTCCTATGGACAGGGGTGCAG GAAACCTTCAGGACTCTCCTGTAGGATCATCTGGGCCGGCTGCTATCGAGCGGCCGCAAG TGCCCATGGTAGACCCACGGGCTCCTATGCGAGGAGCCCCTCCAGGACCTCAGGGGATTCCACCAAGAGGCCTGCTGGGTGATGGTCCTAATGATCCACGAGGTGGATCACTAGTAAACGTGGGAGGAGAAGTAGTGGAGCC CCGTGGTTATATAGGAGGCCCTCCACCGCACCAGGGGCCACCCATGCATATGGCCCCTCCAGACATGCGTGGACCTCATGACATGAGAGGAGCGCCCATGTTGGGAGAGCCCAGAGGCCCTATGATGGATCAGCGTGGTCCACCCATGGACTCTAGAG ccccaATTCCTCCAGGCCGTGATCCTCGAGCTGTAGAAACTCGGGGTCCTGTGGCAGGCCAGAGGGTTCCTGTAGCAGGTGGAATGCAGGGTGCTCCTTCTCACGCAATTCCATCAAATGCTCCCCCATCTGCCCGACCT GGTCCTGCACCTGAGGTGTCCTCTCAAGATCATGAAAAG GCTGCTCTAATTATGCAGGTACTCCAGCTGACTCCAGAACAGATCGCCATGCTTCCCCCTGAGCAGAGGCAGAGTATCCTCATACTGAAAGAGCAGATTCAGAAAACTGCTGGTGCCCCTTGA
- the nox1 gene encoding NADPH oxidase 1 gives MANWIVNHGLETFILVVWMGINIFLFVHFYLLYDLEPRFFYTRVLLGSALSWARAPAAVLNFNCMLILLPVCRNLLSLVRGSFMCCGRTVRKQLDKNLTFHKLVAYMIALMTAVHIIAHLMNVEWFIDSRHGRFGPLAGNLSMLGYEDVGDDDHHDDDDDDDDESTYLNPVPSDSTTPLLFAFTTIAGLTGVVITLALILMITSSMEVIRRSYYEVFWYTHHLFIIFFAGLVFHGAGRIVRSQSANPPHNTTFCKNYPEKWGHIPECPIPQFAGGFPQTWMWVIGPMIIYICERLLRFIRYIQTVNYKKIVMHPSNVLELQLVKSGFKMDVGQYVFLNCPAISQLEWHPFTMTSAPEEDFFSVHIRSAGDWTEKLIKMVENLPEGSEGPKLGVDGPFGTASEDMFDYEVSMLVGAGIGVTPFASILKSIWYKFKDSNPKLRTRKIYFYWLCRETHAFEWFADLLQVLEKEMEERGMKDFLTYKLYLTGWDHTHAAHVMVHFDKDTDVITGLKQKTHYGRPNWDKEFEQVRQENPSSVVGTFLCGPAALAKDLENKCVKYSDVDLRKTRFYFNKENF, from the exons ATGGCTAACTGGATTGTAAACCATGGACTGGAAACCTTTATTTTG GTGGTCTGGATGGGCATCAACATCTTCTTGTTCGTTCACTTTTATCTGTTATATGATTTGGAGCCTCGGTTCTTCTACACACGTGTGCTGTTGGGG TCTGCACTGTCATGGGCAAGAGCTCCTGCTGCTGTTCTCAACTTTAACTGCATGCTCATCCTCCTCCCTGTGTGTCGTAACCTGCTGTCTCTGGTCCGTGGGTCCTTCATG TGCTGTGGACGAACCGTGCGGAAACAGCTGGACAAAAATCTTACATTCCACAAACTGGTCGCCTATATGATTGCCTTGATGACTG CGGTTCACATCATTGCCCATTTGATGAACGTGGAATGGTTTATTGATAGCCGTCATGGACGTTTTGGTCCCCTTGCTGGTAACCTCTCCATGCTTGGGTATGAGGATGTCGGTGATGATGatcatcatgatgatgatgatgatgatgatgatgaatccACTTACCTCAATCCTGTCCCGTCCGACTCCACG ACACCACTCCTATTTGCGTTCACTACCATTGCTGGCCTTACAGGAGTTGTGATCACCCTCGCTCTTATCCTTATGATTACATCATCGATGGAGGTGATACGACGAAGCTACTATGAGGTGTTCTGGTACACCCACCACCTCTTCATCATTTTCTTTGCAGGCCTGGTCTTTCATGGGGCAGG GCGCATTGTTCGAAGTCAGTCGGCCAACCCGCCTCACAACACTACGTTCTGCAAAAATTATCCAGAGAAGTGGGGTCATATTCCTGAATGTCCCATTCCTCAGTTTGCAGGAGGATTTCCTCAG ACTTGGATGTGGGTGATTGGTCCTATGATCATTTACATATGTGAGAGGCTGTTGCGCTTTATCCGCTATATTCAGACTGTAAATTACAAAAAG ATTGTGATGCATCCATCCAACGTCCTGGAGCTGCAGTTAGTGAAGTCTGGATTTAAAATGGATGTTGGACAGTATGTCTTTTTGAACTGTCCAGCCATCTCCCAACTCGAATGGCACCCATTTACAATGACATCAGCCCCTGAAGAGGACTTCTTCAGCGTACACATCCGCTCAGCCGGGGACTGGACAGAGAAGCTCATCAAGATGGTAGAAAATTTACCAGAGGGGAGTGAGGGACCCAA ATTAGGTGTGGATGGTCCATTTGGAACAGCCAGTGAAGATATGTTTGATTACGAGGTCAGCATGCTGGTGGGCGCTGGCATTGGCGTGACCCCATTTGCTTCCATCTTGAAGTCCATTTGGTATAAATTTAAGGATTCCAACCCCAAGCTACGCACCAGAAAG ATTTACTTCTATTGGTTGTGCAGGGAGACACATGCCTTTGAGTGGTTTGCAGATCTGCTGCAGGTACTTgagaaggagatggaggagagaggCATGAAGGACTTTCTTACATACAAACTCTACCTCACTGGGTGGGACCATACACAT GCAGCCCACGTGATGGTGCATTTTGATAAAGACACTGATGTTATTACTGGTCTGAAGCAGAAGACTCACTATGGAAGACCAAACTGGGATAAGGAATTTGAGCAAGTTCGACAAGAGAACCCCTC GTCAGTGGTTGGTACGTTCCTCTGTGGCCCAGCCGCCTTAGCTAAAgatttggaaaataaatgtgtgaaatattcTGACGTTGATCTGCGAAAGACCAGATTTTACTTCAACAAAGAGAACTTCTGA